Proteins encoded by one window of uncultured Draconibacterium sp.:
- a CDS encoding DUF4859 domain-containing protein produces MKKIHILLILALVITAGLFSCEDNEGFSNMHVLTDDEIAEIARQDSIAEAQKNMINADLILEYSMNINISASLYDGGPLEIELDKIAEAFGITEEELVAGIAGESGAPEIKGFAIDGSTHNDFASAANTNAPWGHWWDANGDVVDYGEEAMVFAEFWPEDAYFSIGQYPGHLVEGQQVVFIEGLKYNEIRVAVVITVNATVPGAIVADVVSEQDIAVDVTPKSVYDADAVDFDLDAVLADLGVASMDEVSFIGVNEDGSYATETVTGNGFWYDFNGFVGAWGDDASVYTNYGDFEANQISIGQYPDHLAEGDTYLIKYGFMANNKIVMLNIAINVTGYVDPETAPEGDPVSTTIDAQLSKEYSDDYASVTFDVQETLRQAFKMTTYQIHLALNSGEMKVYQGEITDSVTYTADAPGYWLGADGSAVPYADGIVWTSLGHSETALYLYGGNHPANAVAGDEVTTTYIVEYNGTTVTINLTFSILADSYVDPETAPAGDPEDLTSEITLGKPYSDDYLPVSSDVKETLRQAFKMTTYQIHKAMQDGTLKLYQGEVTETDPAYTADGIGYWLNADGVAAGYAEGVIYCSLDHNETELSLIAGNHPENAAAGDVVTTTYIATCNGGSVTFDITYTVE; encoded by the coding sequence ATGAAAAAGATACATATATTATTAATTCTGGCGCTGGTTATCACGGCAGGATTATTTAGTTGCGAAGACAACGAAGGTTTTAGCAATATGCACGTCCTTACGGATGACGAGATTGCTGAAATAGCCCGCCAGGATTCGATTGCAGAAGCTCAGAAAAACATGATCAATGCGGATCTGATTCTTGAATATTCAATGAATATTAATATAAGTGCAAGCTTGTACGACGGTGGTCCTTTAGAAATTGAATTGGATAAAATTGCTGAAGCATTTGGTATTACTGAAGAGGAATTAGTTGCAGGTATTGCTGGTGAAAGTGGAGCTCCTGAAATTAAAGGTTTTGCTATCGACGGATCTACTCACAATGATTTTGCAAGTGCTGCAAACACCAACGCTCCTTGGGGCCATTGGTGGGATGCTAATGGTGATGTAGTGGATTATGGTGAGGAGGCAATGGTTTTTGCGGAATTCTGGCCTGAAGACGCTTATTTCTCTATTGGTCAATATCCTGGTCACCTGGTTGAAGGACAGCAGGTTGTGTTTATCGAGGGATTAAAATATAACGAAATTCGTGTTGCTGTTGTAATCACTGTTAATGCAACTGTACCGGGTGCTATTGTTGCCGATGTGGTAAGCGAACAGGATATTGCAGTTGATGTAACACCAAAAAGTGTTTATGATGCAGATGCTGTTGATTTTGATTTGGATGCAGTATTAGCCGACCTTGGAGTAGCATCAATGGATGAAGTTTCTTTCATTGGTGTAAATGAAGATGGTTCTTATGCTACCGAAACAGTTACAGGTAATGGTTTCTGGTATGACTTCAACGGTTTTGTAGGAGCATGGGGCGACGATGCAAGTGTTTACACAAACTATGGCGATTTCGAAGCTAACCAGATTAGCATTGGTCAGTATCCTGATCATTTGGCGGAAGGAGATACTTATCTAATTAAGTACGGTTTTATGGCCAATAATAAAATTGTTATGCTGAACATTGCAATTAATGTAACTGGTTATGTTGATCCGGAAACTGCACCTGAAGGCGATCCTGTAAGTACAACTATTGATGCTCAACTGAGTAAAGAATACTCTGATGATTATGCAAGTGTAACTTTCGACGTGCAGGAAACTTTGCGTCAGGCATTTAAAATGACAACTTACCAGATTCACCTGGCACTTAATTCTGGAGAGATGAAAGTATACCAAGGTGAAATCACTGACTCAGTAACTTATACTGCTGATGCCCCAGGATACTGGTTAGGTGCTGACGGTTCTGCAGTTCCTTACGCCGATGGTATAGTTTGGACAAGTTTAGGACACAGTGAAACTGCATTGTACCTGTATGGTGGTAACCACCCTGCAAACGCAGTAGCCGGAGATGAAGTTACAACTACTTACATTGTAGAATACAACGGTACTACGGTAACAATCAACTTAACGTTCAGCATATTGGCTGATAGCTACGTTGATCCGGAAACAGCTCCTGCGGGCGATCCTGAAGATCTGACATCTGAGATAACATTAGGCAAACCTTACAGCGACGATTATTTACCGGTTAGTTCTGATGTAAAAGAAACATTACGTCAGGCATTTAAAATGACTACATACCAGATTCATAAAGCAATGCAAGACGGAACACTGAAACTGTATCAGGGAGAAGTTACTGAAACAGATCCTGCATATACTGCTGATGGTATAGGTTATTGGTTAAATGCTGATGGTGTTGCTGCCGGGTACGCTGAAGGTGTTATTTATTGCTCTTTAGACCATAACGAAACAGAGTTGTCATTGATTGCGGGTAACCACCCTGAGAATGCTGCTGCTGGTGATGTTGTTACAACAACCTATATTGCTACCTGCAATGGTGGTTCGGTAACTTTTGATATTACATATACTGTAGAATAG